One stretch of Clavelina lepadiformis chromosome 6, kaClaLepa1.1, whole genome shotgun sequence DNA includes these proteins:
- the LOC143463387 gene encoding uncharacterized protein LOC143463387: protein MKVIVAGFSKTGTKSLHIALRELGYEVYDFVENFWYLEKDWNKILTEGGSVDDFKRMYKDVDATIDTPVYFFWKEIHEAFPDAKIVFTTREKNTILRLTFVYSPLGRKLSALIGKMNEVVLATPGNNPSTFSWKIPVNEMVMRRLYRQHTADVIQNAPKDKLLVYNLKEGWEPLCKFLDKPVPDKQFPHANIGGKLFDELMQNHPVMQRMVKEAFVIISLLAGLGAFGVYKFYRFWPYLSFFNLYKLLNFGQI, encoded by the exons ATGAAAGTTATAGTTGCCGGTTTCTCAAAAACTGGAACAAAATCGCTGCACATAGCTCTCAGGGAGCTCGGATATGAggtttatgattttgttgaaaacttttGGTACTTGGAAAAGGActggaacaaaattttaacagaagGAGGATCAGTGGATGATTTCAAGAGGATGTATAAAGATGTCGATGCAACAATCGACACTCCTGTTTATTTCTTCTGGAAGGAAATTCATGAGGCCTTTCCAGACGCCAAG atCGTTTTTACAACCAGAGAG AAAAATACAATTCTTCGTCTAACATTTGTTTACTCGCCATTGGGTCGAAAATTGTCAGCATTAATAGGAAAAATGA ACGAAGTTGTATTGGCGACTCCAGGAAACAATCCTAGCACTTTCTCCTGGAAAATTCCAGTGAACGAAATGGTTATGAGAAGACTGTATCGCCAGCACACCGCTGATGTCATTCAG AACGCTCCAAAAGACAAACTACTAGTGTACAACTTGAAGGAAGGTTGGGAACCGCTTTGTAAATTCCTTGATAAGCCAGTACCAGATAAACAGTTTCCTCATGCTAATATTGGTGGGAAACTGTTTGACGAATTGATGCAAAATCATCCGGTGATGCAAAGGATGGTGAAGGAAGCATTTGTTATAATAAGTCTTCTCGCAGGACTTGGGGCATTTGGAGTTTACAAGTTTTATAGATTTTGGCCTTATCTgagttttttcaatttgtataAACTGTTGAATTTTggacaaatttaa